A stretch of the Pedobacter sp. MC2016-14 genome encodes the following:
- a CDS encoding nucleotide sugar dehydrogenase, which produces MPASEQKKIAIIGLGYVGLPLAIEFAKKYDVLGFDTNELRVAELKECTDKTKEADLAALKQVLNGAQVGAKTGLRLSGDIETLKACNIYIVTVPTPIDGFKSPDLQPLLMATEMLAKVLTKGDLVIYESTVYPGCTEEDCVPVLEKYSGLTYNVDFYCGYSPERINPGDKVNTLTKIKKVTSGSTPLIAEEVNALYAEIITAGTYLAPSIKVAEASKAIENAQRDVNISFINELALIFDRMGIDTNDVLEAAATKWNFLKYKPGLVGGHCIGVDPYYLAYKSNALGYHPQVILSGRQVNENMGIFIANKVVKLILANGGKVKGERALILGFAFKENCPDIRNTRVIDIYRELEQFGLELDIYDPWANADEVAREYNIQLETQFEDKNYKAIIVAVAHQEFLTIDYKKFKAQGSVIFDIKSFIDRELVDARL; this is translated from the coding sequence ATGCCAGCATCAGAACAAAAGAAAATTGCCATTATTGGACTAGGTTACGTGGGCTTGCCATTGGCAATAGAATTTGCGAAAAAGTACGATGTACTTGGTTTTGATACCAATGAACTTAGGGTAGCAGAACTAAAAGAATGTACGGATAAAACAAAAGAGGCAGATCTGGCTGCTTTAAAACAGGTCTTAAATGGCGCTCAGGTTGGTGCAAAAACTGGCTTAAGGTTGTCTGGGGATATAGAGACGTTAAAAGCCTGTAACATTTACATTGTAACAGTGCCTACACCCATAGATGGATTTAAGTCTCCTGATTTGCAACCCTTGTTAATGGCTACAGAAATGCTGGCAAAAGTATTGACCAAGGGAGACCTCGTGATATACGAGTCTACTGTATATCCAGGCTGTACCGAAGAAGATTGTGTACCTGTGCTTGAAAAGTACTCGGGTTTAACTTACAATGTTGATTTCTATTGCGGCTACTCACCAGAAAGGATCAACCCTGGCGATAAGGTAAATACCCTTACAAAAATCAAAAAGGTAACCTCAGGTTCCACGCCTCTAATTGCAGAAGAAGTAAATGCGCTTTATGCCGAAATTATTACTGCAGGGACATACCTTGCACCCAGTATTAAAGTTGCAGAAGCTTCAAAAGCAATCGAAAATGCACAACGCGATGTAAATATCTCCTTCATTAATGAGTTGGCCCTGATTTTTGACCGTATGGGAATTGACACCAATGATGTATTGGAAGCTGCGGCAACGAAATGGAATTTCCTGAAATATAAACCAGGACTGGTAGGTGGACATTGCATCGGGGTAGATCCTTATTATCTTGCTTACAAATCCAATGCCTTAGGTTATCACCCGCAAGTTATTTTATCTGGTAGGCAGGTAAATGAGAACATGGGCATCTTTATCGCCAATAAAGTGGTTAAGCTGATTTTGGCAAATGGAGGAAAAGTAAAAGGAGAGCGGGCGCTGATTTTGGGTTTTGCATTTAAGGAAAACTGTCCGGATATCAGAAATACCAGGGTAATTGACATCTACCGGGAGCTGGAACAATTCGGGTTGGAGCTTGATATTTATGATCCATGGGCAAATGCAGATGAGGTAGCAAGGGAATACAATATTCAGCTGGAAACACAATTTGAGGATAAAAATTACAAAGCAATCATCGTAGCTGTAGCGCACCAGGAATTTTTAACAATTGACTATAAAAAATTCAAGGCACAGGGCTCAGTAATCTTTGACATCAAATCTTTTATAGATAGGGAACTGGTAGATGCCCGTTTGTAG
- a CDS encoding low affinity iron permease family protein yields the protein MDKKNESFFEKAATAITCWTGSLTAFILAFSVIAVWAITGPIFNYSNTWQLVINTGTTIVTFLMVFLIQKSQNKDSKAIQLKLNELIAASRHASNRMVDIEDLTEKELDVLHQYYQTLSDKAEEDDDIHRSHSIDKAKRSADKKSHQILPEDE from the coding sequence ATGGACAAGAAAAATGAGTCTTTCTTTGAAAAGGCCGCAACCGCAATAACCTGTTGGACGGGAAGCTTAACTGCTTTTATCCTCGCATTTTCAGTTATTGCCGTTTGGGCCATTACCGGACCAATATTTAATTATTCAAACACCTGGCAGCTGGTCATTAATACCGGAACTACAATTGTGACTTTTTTGATGGTATTTCTAATTCAGAAGTCACAAAATAAAGACTCTAAGGCCATTCAATTGAAGCTAAACGAACTGATTGCGGCAAGTCGTCATGCCAGCAACCGTATGGTAGATATAGAAGATTTAACAGAAAAAGAGCTTGATGTATTACATCAGTATTACCAAACATTATCTGATAAAGCAGAGGAAGATGACGACATACACCGATCTCACTCTATTGATAAAGCTAAGCGTTCTGCTGACAAAAAAAGTCATCAGATCCTTCCTGAAGATGAGTAG
- a CDS encoding RNA polymerase sigma factor, whose protein sequence is MNATHLNPKQAKYFLKRLNDGEQQGLSYFYKILYPRLSSMAYKRLGDDVAANSIAQEAFLRLWLLHEKIDDPVKLKDFLLNQMKLGCESFRQKSSLSFHRNLIKLDDIENYLEFTAGYWPEEQLDLPNPAVLREKEQQWNEVNAILPGLPLNQQLFIKLCLQYSFSYEQIADHLGNISDREVARKVKQSIENLREKVRNIRKLTLITNAN, encoded by the coding sequence ATGAACGCAACTCATTTAAACCCTAAACAAGCAAAATATTTCCTGAAACGGCTCAATGATGGAGAACAACAGGGGCTTTCTTATTTTTACAAAATCTTATACCCGAGGCTCTCCTCCATGGCCTACAAAAGGCTTGGAGACGATGTTGCAGCAAATAGCATTGCACAAGAAGCATTTTTAAGACTGTGGCTGCTGCACGAAAAAATAGATGACCCTGTTAAGCTCAAAGACTTTTTACTGAACCAGATGAAACTGGGATGTGAAAGCTTCCGCCAAAAATCATCGCTCAGCTTTCACCGCAACCTGATCAAACTAGACGATATAGAGAATTACCTTGAGTTTACTGCCGGATACTGGCCAGAAGAGCAGCTTGATTTACCGAACCCTGCCGTACTGCGGGAAAAGGAACAGCAATGGAATGAGGTAAATGCCATCTTGCCGGGATTGCCTTTAAACCAGCAATTATTCATTAAACTATGTTTGCAATATTCATTTAGTTATGAGCAGATTGCAGACCATCTGGGAAACATCTCTGACCGGGAAGTGGCAAGAAAAGTTAAACAGAGCATAGAAAATTTGAGAGAAAAGGTTAGGAACATCAGGAAACTAACCTTGATTACAAATGCCAATTAG
- a CDS encoding TolC family protein, whose protein sequence is MYTLFKRKKLLWFGALLVLGNNVWAQHQSPTLEHYIATAFAQNEGLKQQQFNLDKSLYALKEAQSMFLPTVSMIGAYTKAGGGRTIDVPVGDLVNPIYTALNELTSSTRYPQLQNQSVLLNPDNFYDVKMRTSLSLVNAEIHYNKLIKQQLISSQQAAVNVYKRTLVKDIKTAYYRYFQALKSIEVYQSALLLIAENIRENESLLRNGVRNGTALLRARTEQQKTTSLLVQARHTSYNARDYFNFLLNRPLKDSILLDSTSITTVVALPNTDAGTSRREELQQLQTLKKVHTLDYKMQKAGIIPKLNTFVDLGSQGFDFNVNDKTRYYLFGLNLQWDIFTGGQRKYKAAQSRASLNATTAQLDQTQQSLQLQLNQSYNNYESAKADFKSTVAQLALAKKYYKDQLKAYRAGQLLFLELVDAQNELTGAGLQLAAAQAGLQIALAELEREQASYPIDQTNPYYPQH, encoded by the coding sequence ATGTATACACTATTTAAAAGAAAAAAGCTATTGTGGTTCGGGGCCTTACTGGTTCTCGGTAATAATGTGTGGGCACAGCATCAGTCTCCAACACTGGAACACTATATTGCTACTGCTTTTGCACAAAACGAGGGTTTAAAGCAGCAGCAATTTAACCTGGATAAATCCTTATACGCATTAAAGGAAGCACAATCCATGTTCCTTCCTACGGTAAGTATGATCGGCGCTTACACAAAAGCCGGGGGTGGCCGTACAATAGATGTTCCGGTGGGCGATTTGGTCAATCCAATTTACACCGCACTGAATGAGCTGACCTCATCTACCAGATATCCGCAGCTGCAAAACCAATCCGTTCTGCTAAACCCTGATAACTTTTACGATGTAAAAATGCGTACCTCCCTGTCGCTGGTAAATGCGGAAATCCATTATAACAAGTTGATCAAACAGCAGTTGATCAGTAGCCAGCAGGCTGCGGTAAATGTATACAAGCGTACCTTGGTAAAGGATATTAAAACTGCTTATTATCGTTACTTCCAGGCCTTGAAAAGTATTGAAGTTTATCAAAGTGCGTTACTGCTGATTGCGGAGAACATTAGAGAGAACGAGAGCCTTTTACGCAATGGAGTTCGTAATGGTACGGCTTTGCTGCGTGCCAGGACAGAGCAGCAGAAGACAACTTCACTATTGGTACAGGCAAGGCATACCAGTTATAATGCCAGAGATTATTTCAACTTTCTGCTAAACCGTCCGCTAAAAGATTCCATTCTTTTAGATAGCACCAGCATAACAACAGTAGTAGCCCTGCCCAATACAGACGCAGGAACAAGCAGAAGAGAAGAGCTCCAACAACTGCAAACCTTAAAAAAAGTACATACGCTGGATTATAAAATGCAAAAAGCAGGCATCATTCCAAAGCTAAATACGTTTGTAGATTTGGGTTCGCAGGGTTTCGATTTCAATGTGAACGACAAAACGAGGTATTATCTCTTTGGCCTAAACCTGCAGTGGGATATTTTTACCGGAGGACAGCGTAAATACAAGGCAGCCCAATCACGCGCCAGTTTAAATGCAACCACCGCACAGCTTGATCAAACTCAGCAATCACTACAGCTACAGTTGAACCAATCTTATAATAATTATGAATCTGCCAAAGCAGATTTTAAAAGTACAGTTGCACAATTGGCTTTGGCCAAAAAATACTATAAAGATCAGCTAAAGGCCTACCGGGCGGGGCAGCTCTTGTTTCTGGAGTTGGTAGATGCCCAGAATGAACTCACCGGCGCAGGCTTGCAACTGGCAGCAGCACAGGCAGGTTTACAAATTGCCCTGGCAGAGCTGGAGCGTGAACAGGCTAGCTATCCAATAGATCAAACCAATCCTTATTATCCTCAGCATTAA
- a CDS encoding TetR/AcrR family transcriptional regulator — MGVSERKEREKAEKKDLIRAAALKMFLEDGYAKTSIRNIADAIEYSPGTIYLYYKDKDELLYEVQAHAFQQLFNTFKAKVNSKDPLKRLEQLGKTYIKFGLENPELYDLMFIIRAPTNVDEETHKDNGDSCFNYLVDCLRDCIENKLIRMTNVELASLELWSMVHGLVSLDLRCRLKVLSHQGGNVNDILYAAVEDYIQSIKV; from the coding sequence ATGGGCGTATCTGAGCGGAAAGAAAGAGAAAAGGCTGAAAAGAAAGATCTGATCAGGGCTGCTGCATTGAAAATGTTTTTGGAAGATGGTTATGCAAAAACCTCTATTCGTAACATAGCTGATGCGATAGAATACAGTCCAGGCACCATTTATTTATACTATAAAGATAAGGATGAGTTGTTGTATGAAGTTCAGGCTCATGCTTTTCAGCAATTGTTCAATACTTTTAAGGCCAAGGTAAATAGCAAAGATCCTTTAAAAAGGTTGGAGCAGCTGGGTAAAACCTATATCAAATTTGGATTGGAAAACCCAGAGTTATATGACCTGATGTTTATCATTCGTGCTCCTACAAATGTGGATGAAGAAACGCATAAAGACAATGGGGATTCATGTTTTAATTACCTCGTAGATTGTTTAAGAGATTGTATCGAAAACAAGCTAATCCGTATGACGAACGTAGAGCTTGCCAGTTTAGAACTTTGGTCAATGGTTCATGGCTTGGTTTCTCTTGATCTCCGTTGCAGATTAAAAGTGCTATCGCATCAGGGGGGTAATGTAAATGATATTTTATATGCAGCAGTAGAGGATTATATCCAGTCCATAAAAGTTTAA
- a CDS encoding helix-turn-helix domain-containing protein: protein MVFKLAVQNHSSKYKQTRCCDVVSFATFTGRIATLNFKNMSPVALKIKRLRSNIGLTQEQMAERIHLSVKAWQNIENGITKIDLDRLNQIAEILETSVIDFINSEEGMYVHQEIVNNDNIYNKEVTIHQNVSESERELFNKVIADKDKEIEFLRGLIQGKKDL, encoded by the coding sequence ATGGTATTCAAACTTGCGGTGCAAAACCATTCTTCCAAATATAAACAGACGCGTTGTTGTGATGTAGTTAGTTTTGCTACCTTTACAGGTAGAATTGCTACTTTAAATTTTAAAAATATGAGTCCTGTTGCATTAAAAATCAAGCGTTTACGGTCAAATATTGGTTTAACTCAAGAACAAATGGCCGAAAGGATCCATTTATCTGTAAAAGCATGGCAAAATATTGAAAACGGGATCACAAAAATTGATTTGGATCGTTTGAACCAAATCGCTGAAATTCTGGAAACCTCAGTGATTGATTTTATCAATTCAGAAGAAGGCATGTATGTACATCAGGAAATCGTCAATAATGACAACATCTATAATAAGGAGGTTACGATACATCAAAATGTTTCTGAATCAGAACGTGAATTGTTCAATAAAGTGATCGCAGATAAAGACAAAGAGATTGAATTTTTGCGCGGCTTAATTCAGGGCAAAAAGGATTTGTAG
- a CDS encoding NAD(P)H-dependent oxidoreductase codes for MKNIFVINGGQTFGHSGGRFNKSVTDTTLKFFKDNAGFEVRATDINSIYDPKQEVENYKWADIVIYHTPVWWFQLPHDFKKYIDVVFTEGHQNGIYHSDGRSSANPKINYGTGGLMQGKQYMLTTSWNAPEEAFTLPGEFFNEKSVDEGPMFGFHRMNAFTGMKPLKGMHFHDVEKNADIVRDLERYEQHLKETFVEAGHNTASCRQY; via the coding sequence ATGAAGAATATATTTGTAATTAACGGTGGGCAAACCTTTGGGCACTCTGGTGGACGTTTTAATAAATCTGTTACCGATACCACGCTAAAGTTTTTTAAAGACAATGCCGGTTTTGAAGTACGCGCTACCGACATCAATAGCATTTATGACCCGAAGCAGGAGGTGGAAAACTATAAATGGGCCGACATTGTAATTTATCATACACCGGTATGGTGGTTTCAATTGCCACATGACTTTAAAAAATACATTGACGTTGTATTTACGGAAGGGCATCAAAATGGCATTTACCATAGTGATGGCCGTTCTTCTGCCAATCCAAAAATAAACTATGGTACCGGCGGTTTAATGCAGGGAAAACAGTATATGTTAACTACTTCGTGGAATGCCCCTGAAGAGGCCTTTACCTTACCGGGAGAATTTTTCAATGAAAAAAGTGTAGATGAAGGGCCTATGTTTGGATTTCACAGGATGAATGCCTTTACAGGTATGAAGCCATTAAAAGGCATGCATTTTCATGATGTGGAGAAAAACGCGGATATTGTTAGAGACCTTGAACGTTATGAGCAACATTTGAAAGAGACCTTTGTAGAAGCAGGACATAATACTGCCAGTTGCAGGCAGTATTAA
- the pnuC gene encoding nicotinamide riboside transporter PnuC, translated as MSIKEWYELFSSQIGQTGLIEWLAVGFGVSEVILAKKNNIWLYPTGIISVTLSMFILLDVKLYAETLLNGYYLVMSAYGWIVWKKRKGEPPLAISRSNGKELGLAFLICMVGFAVLYTVLRLYTDSDVIVWDAFVSATAWAGMWLLARRKIENWIFLNVSNLFAIPLLVHKNLPMYALLTVILFIVAIFGFFEWKMILNKRQLKPVG; from the coding sequence ATGAGCATTAAAGAGTGGTACGAGTTATTCAGCTCGCAGATTGGACAAACAGGGCTAATAGAATGGCTTGCTGTAGGCTTTGGCGTTTCTGAAGTGATACTGGCAAAGAAAAATAACATCTGGCTTTACCCTACAGGAATTATTTCTGTAACCCTTTCTATGTTTATTTTGCTGGATGTGAAACTTTACGCAGAAACGTTATTAAATGGCTACTACCTGGTGATGAGTGCATATGGTTGGATAGTCTGGAAAAAGCGAAAAGGCGAGCCTCCATTGGCCATTTCCAGGAGCAACGGGAAGGAACTGGGCCTTGCTTTTTTAATCTGTATGGTGGGATTTGCGGTATTGTATACCGTATTAAGGCTTTATACAGATTCTGACGTAATTGTATGGGATGCCTTCGTATCGGCTACTGCATGGGCGGGAATGTGGTTGTTGGCAAGGCGTAAAATTGAAAACTGGATTTTCCTGAATGTCTCTAACCTGTTTGCTATTCCTCTTCTGGTTCATAAAAATCTACCCATGTACGCCCTGCTAACTGTTATTTTATTTATAGTTGCCATATTTGGATTTTTTGAATGGAAAATGATACTGAACAAACGGCAGCTAAAGCCTGTCGGTTAG
- a CDS encoding M13 family metallopeptidase, which translates to MKFNYLLMIAVVATATSSCNNKTEKVTGDASRRTVFFDKSAMDTTVRPGDDFFGYASGAWLKKAEIPASETGWGSFYTLFNDNQQSLHSILEDMTKKEHDKGSNEQKIADLYLSGMDTLAIEKLGYEPIKPLLAKISAIKDHKELVKIAADGFKEGDGFLFGFYVGPDDKNSTRNMAQFSQSGLGLPNRDYYFKTDEATKNIRAAYVAYITRLFTLTGVDAVTAAKNAAGILSLETALAKSHSTPVELRDPVKNYNKFAFATLQEQMPDVDLKDVFKRMEINADTVLVGQPKYYKALNTLLTTQPLEAWKTKLSFESINDAAPALSKAFRDANFEFYGKVLNGQKQQKERWKTMLSKVDGGLGELLGQFYVEKYFTPDAKKRMKDLVDNLQNVYKDRIEKLDWMSAETKQKALAKLAAFTKKIGYPDKWKKYNDVSISRDAYYKNLQSVARHNYKEMVDKVGKPVDKTEWGMTPPTVNAYYNPSFNEIVFPAGILQFPFFDKDADDAVNYGAIGAVIGHEMTHGFDDQGSQYDKDGNLKVWWTSADAAKFKTKTSAVAAQYDKFTVLDNQHVNGKLTLGENLADIGGVAIAYQAFKNTAQGKGNTKIDGFTPDQRFFLGFAQVWRIKLRDEKLRMQVNTDPHSPAIFRVNGSLSNTDAWYKAFDIKPGDKLYRPETERAKIW; encoded by the coding sequence ATGAAATTTAACTATTTATTGATGATTGCAGTTGTGGCGACGGCAACCTCGTCCTGCAATAACAAAACAGAGAAAGTAACAGGTGATGCTTCCCGGCGGACTGTCTTTTTTGACAAGTCGGCCATGGATACTACTGTACGGCCGGGAGATGATTTTTTCGGCTATGCCAGTGGTGCATGGTTAAAAAAAGCAGAAATCCCCGCCTCAGAAACAGGATGGGGTTCGTTTTATACCTTGTTTAACGATAATCAACAAAGCCTTCATAGCATTTTAGAAGATATGACTAAAAAGGAGCATGATAAAGGTAGCAACGAGCAAAAGATAGCTGATCTATACCTGAGCGGCATGGATACGCTGGCCATAGAGAAACTGGGTTACGAACCAATTAAACCTTTGCTGGCCAAGATCAGTGCGATAAAAGATCATAAAGAACTGGTAAAGATTGCGGCAGATGGTTTTAAAGAAGGTGATGGCTTTTTATTTGGTTTTTATGTGGGGCCAGACGATAAAAATAGCACCAGGAATATGGCGCAATTTAGCCAGAGTGGTTTGGGCTTGCCAAATCGTGATTATTATTTTAAAACTGATGAGGCAACAAAAAATATCAGGGCTGCTTATGTAGCTTATATTACTAGATTATTTACACTTACAGGTGTAGATGCAGTAACAGCGGCTAAAAACGCAGCAGGGATTTTAAGCCTGGAAACAGCGTTAGCAAAATCTCACTCTACACCAGTAGAATTGCGTGATCCGGTAAAGAATTACAATAAGTTTGCTTTTGCAACGCTTCAGGAACAAATGCCCGACGTAGATTTAAAAGATGTCTTTAAACGAATGGAAATCAATGCCGATACCGTATTGGTTGGTCAGCCTAAATATTATAAAGCGTTAAATACCTTACTTACAACACAGCCCCTGGAAGCCTGGAAAACCAAACTTAGTTTTGAATCCATTAATGACGCAGCACCTGCCTTAAGCAAAGCCTTCAGAGATGCCAATTTTGAGTTTTATGGCAAAGTGCTAAACGGACAAAAACAGCAAAAGGAAAGATGGAAAACCATGTTAAGTAAAGTTGATGGCGGTTTAGGGGAATTGCTTGGACAGTTTTACGTAGAGAAATATTTTACGCCGGATGCTAAAAAGCGAATGAAAGATTTGGTAGACAACCTCCAAAATGTATATAAAGATCGCATTGAAAAACTGGACTGGATGAGTGCAGAGACTAAGCAGAAGGCATTGGCCAAGCTTGCTGCATTTACCAAAAAAATAGGCTATCCCGACAAGTGGAAAAAATACAATGATGTGTCCATCTCCAGAGATGCATACTACAAAAACCTGCAGTCAGTGGCCAGGCACAATTATAAAGAAATGGTTGATAAAGTAGGCAAGCCGGTAGATAAAACAGAATGGGGGATGACACCTCCAACCGTTAATGCATACTATAATCCAAGTTTTAATGAAATTGTATTTCCTGCCGGAATATTACAATTCCCTTTCTTTGATAAAGATGCAGATGATGCTGTGAATTATGGGGCTATCGGCGCTGTAATCGGGCATGAAATGACCCACGGATTTGATGATCAAGGAAGTCAGTATGATAAAGACGGGAATCTTAAAGTATGGTGGACAAGTGCAGATGCCGCTAAATTTAAAACCAAAACAAGTGCCGTGGCTGCACAATATGATAAATTTACGGTGCTGGACAATCAGCATGTAAACGGAAAACTTACCCTGGGAGAGAACCTTGCAGATATTGGTGGGGTGGCTATTGCCTACCAGGCCTTTAAAAATACAGCACAAGGTAAAGGCAATACAAAAATTGATGGCTTTACACCAGATCAGCGTTTCTTTCTGGGTTTTGCGCAGGTATGGCGCATAAAACTTAGGGACGAAAAGTTAAGGATGCAGGTAAATACAGATCCGCATTCCCCTGCAATTTTCCGTGTCAACGGTTCATTGTCTAATACCGATGCCTGGTATAAGGCGTTTGACATCAAGCCTGGAGATAAATTGTACCGTCCTGAAACAGAACGTGCAAAAATCTGGTAA
- a CDS encoding LysR family transcriptional regulator, with the protein MVNLEWFRTFKAIYETGSLTGAAELLFISQPGVSLHLGSLEAYVGYKLFDRTSRKMVSTERGQVLYNYIQESIGKLEEAERHFHKSTEKDVPTISIGMCFETFQFTLESYLPTLPFNVIIKFGDYPQMLSDLDNGILDLIITPQKGDYKGLVFKPFFKEKIVIVAGSQLPAAEFKTLVKDHDLMAAQDWLKQQTWYGTAGDMEHLRKFWHLNFGKRPDFKPNFIVPNMSSILRCISSGKGVAVIPDFLSKKELDAGNIHVLWEGNKRIENTLFFGKRKGSVYSAQIELIEGIFEQEMVKS; encoded by the coding sequence ATGGTAAATTTAGAATGGTTCAGGACTTTTAAGGCGATATATGAAACGGGATCGCTCACGGGCGCAGCAGAGTTACTTTTCATTTCGCAACCTGGCGTAAGTTTGCATCTTGGTTCGCTTGAAGCCTATGTAGGCTATAAACTCTTTGACCGTACTTCGCGTAAAATGGTGTCTACAGAAAGGGGCCAGGTACTTTACAATTACATCCAGGAATCAATAGGTAAACTAGAAGAAGCAGAACGGCATTTTCATAAGAGTACAGAGAAGGACGTGCCCACCATTAGTATAGGTATGTGTTTTGAAACCTTTCAGTTCACCCTGGAATCTTACCTGCCTACGCTACCTTTTAACGTAATCATCAAGTTTGGAGATTATCCGCAAATGCTTAGTGATCTCGATAACGGCATACTGGACCTCATCATTACTCCACAAAAAGGAGATTATAAAGGGCTGGTGTTTAAACCATTTTTTAAGGAAAAAATTGTTATTGTAGCCGGTTCGCAGTTGCCAGCCGCAGAATTTAAAACACTCGTAAAAGATCATGACCTTATGGCTGCACAAGATTGGCTTAAACAGCAAACCTGGTACGGCACAGCTGGCGATATGGAGCATCTTAGAAAATTTTGGCATCTTAATTTTGGCAAGCGGCCCGATTTTAAACCTAATTTTATAGTACCCAATATGAGTTCTATCTTAAGATGTATCAGTAGTGGAAAAGGCGTAGCCGTGATCCCGGATTTCTTGTCTAAAAAGGAACTTGATGCGGGAAACATCCATGTGCTATGGGAAGGGAACAAGCGTATCGAGAATACCTTGTTTTTTGGAAAAAGGAAAGGATCTGTTTATAGCGCTCAAATTGAGCTGATCGAAGGGATTTTTGAACAGGAAATGGTGAAAAGTTAA
- a CDS encoding DUF481 domain-containing protein, whose amino-acid sequence MAQKVIFFLAITFACNTFCFAQYTDSTQHFTSYTSSGSLNRTNGNKAYLLNNAVKLGLKKKSISLNFNNNWIYGKQNQGITNNDFSSTLDFNLYKTLPHFFYWGLANYNTSYSLKINHQLLTGAGIAYSIVDRPNAYLNLSNGILYDYSDLTLNGMSDKYSSSRNSFRLSYRFVIGKVVEISGTNFSQNSLNDKHDYIIKTNNKVSFKVNKWISLLTQLDYNKLSRTNSENLLLSYGLNFERYF is encoded by the coding sequence ATGGCTCAAAAAGTCATCTTTTTTTTAGCAATAACATTTGCCTGTAATACCTTTTGTTTTGCCCAATATACCGACAGCACACAACATTTTACAAGTTATACTTCATCTGGTTCTCTCAATAGAACCAATGGCAACAAAGCTTATTTGCTTAACAATGCCGTTAAACTTGGCCTAAAGAAAAAAAGCATTAGTTTAAATTTCAATAACAACTGGATATACGGCAAACAGAACCAAGGCATTACCAATAACGATTTTTCCTCTACACTTGATTTTAACTTGTATAAAACCCTTCCTCATTTTTTTTACTGGGGACTGGCTAATTACAACACCAGTTATTCTTTAAAAATAAACCATCAGTTGCTAACTGGCGCGGGAATAGCCTACAGCATTGTGGACAGGCCTAATGCTTACCTTAATTTAAGTAATGGAATTTTATACGATTACAGTGACCTGACGTTAAATGGAATGTCTGATAAATACAGTTCATCCAGGAACTCCTTCCGTTTAAGTTATCGATTTGTAATAGGAAAAGTTGTTGAAATCAGCGGCACCAATTTTTCTCAGAATTCCTTAAATGACAAGCATGACTACATCATCAAAACCAACAATAAAGTTTCTTTTAAAGTGAACAAATGGATAAGCCTGCTTACGCAGCTTGATTACAATAAATTGAGCCGCACAAATAGCGAGAACCTCTTGCTAAGTTATGGGCTCAATTTTGAAAGATATTTTTAG